In the genome of Cupriavidus taiwanensis, one region contains:
- a CDS encoding ParB-like protein, with the protein MPSGQAPAHTAPAPRRAPRKLAPDSKLMVPLDALRPTQITVGGYHVAQKIHVTRRIAPEARAAFLDRHRVHLVIGPEQTLYVVDHHHWVRAWHDLGLTHVPGLVRADLSDMDVSAFWRHMVANHLVHPYDEHGRRRPLTELPEAIHDMRDDPYRSLEAFVQLAGGYRKVKTAYPDFRWADFFRRHVPGPFDTPHHFAFAVASAFKLAHSREAKDLPGYIGALGC; encoded by the coding sequence TTGCCCTCCGGCCAGGCCCCCGCGCACACGGCGCCCGCCCCGCGGCGGGCGCCGCGCAAGCTGGCGCCCGACAGCAAGCTGATGGTGCCGCTGGACGCGCTGCGTCCCACCCAGATCACGGTGGGCGGCTACCACGTGGCGCAGAAGATCCACGTCACGCGCCGCATTGCGCCCGAGGCGCGCGCGGCGTTCCTGGACCGGCACCGCGTGCACCTGGTAATCGGACCGGAGCAGACGCTCTATGTGGTCGACCATCACCACTGGGTGCGCGCCTGGCATGACCTGGGACTGACCCATGTGCCCGGCCTCGTGCGTGCCGACCTCAGCGACATGGACGTGTCTGCGTTCTGGCGCCACATGGTCGCCAATCACCTGGTCCATCCTTACGACGAGCATGGGCGCCGGCGGCCCCTGACCGAACTCCCCGAGGCCATCCACGATATGCGCGACGACCCCTACCGCAGCCTGGAGGCCTTCGTGCAGCTGGCGGGCGGCTATCGCAAGGTCAAGACCGCCTACCCAGATTTCCGCTGGGCAGACTTCTTCCGGCGCCACGTGCCGGGACCGTTCGACACGCCGCATCACTTTGCCTTTGCGGTGGCGAGCGCGTTCAAACTGGCGCACTCGCGCGAGGCCAAGGACCTGCCTGGCTATATCGGCGCCCTGGGTTGCTGA
- a CDS encoding DNA topoisomerase IB, whose protein sequence is MDSTLPATEASAALDTVLREAGLRYVDDGSPGITRRRHGSGFSYTGPDGKRVSDAATLARIAALAIPPAYESVWICPDPHGHLQATGRDARGRKQYVYHPQWATLRDTDKYARLAAFGAALPRLRARVARDLRRNGMPREKVVGAVVLLLDATLVRVGSPRYARQNRTYGLTTLRRRHVTVRGSRLRFQFTGKSGITHDVSVNDPRLARIVRNCADLPGQCLFKYRDSDGEIREIGSADVNAYLQEVTGGDFTAKDFRTWAGSVHALAILRKLPEASSETARRKAVTDAIREVANQLRNTVAVCRKCYVHPDVIDAYLAGVLQARGRAPAMTRLRADEARLLQLLAAGQSQPANGKKGNSG, encoded by the coding sequence ATGGACAGCACGCTGCCCGCCACCGAAGCCTCCGCCGCGCTCGACACGGTGCTGCGCGAAGCGGGGCTGCGCTATGTCGACGACGGCAGCCCGGGCATCACGCGCCGGCGCCACGGCAGCGGCTTCAGTTATACGGGCCCGGACGGCAAGCGCGTGAGCGATGCCGCCACGCTGGCGCGCATCGCGGCACTGGCGATCCCGCCGGCCTATGAGTCGGTGTGGATCTGCCCCGATCCGCACGGCCACTTGCAGGCCACCGGGCGCGATGCGCGCGGGCGCAAGCAGTACGTCTACCACCCGCAATGGGCCACGCTGCGCGACACCGACAAGTACGCGCGGCTGGCGGCGTTCGGCGCCGCGCTGCCGCGCCTGCGCGCGCGCGTGGCGCGCGACCTGCGCCGCAACGGCATGCCGCGCGAGAAGGTGGTGGGCGCGGTGGTGCTGCTGCTCGACGCCACGCTGGTGCGCGTCGGCTCGCCGCGCTACGCGCGCCAGAACCGCACCTACGGCCTGACCACGCTGCGGCGGCGCCACGTGACCGTGCGCGGCAGCCGGCTGCGTTTCCAGTTCACGGGCAAGAGCGGCATCACGCACGACGTCTCGGTCAACGACCCGCGCCTCGCGCGCATCGTGCGCAACTGCGCCGACCTGCCGGGCCAGTGCCTGTTCAAGTACCGTGACAGCGACGGCGAGATCCGCGAAATCGGCTCGGCCGATGTCAACGCCTACCTGCAGGAAGTGACCGGCGGGGACTTTACCGCCAAGGACTTCCGCACCTGGGCCGGCAGCGTGCATGCGCTGGCGATCCTGCGCAAGCTGCCGGAAGCGTCCAGCGAGACTGCGCGCCGCAAGGCGGTGACCGATGCCATCCGCGAGGTCGCGAACCAGCTGCGCAACACCGTCGCGGTGTGCCGCAAATGCTATGTGCACCCCGACGTCATCGATGCCTACCTGGCCGGCGTGCTGCAGGCGCGCGGGCGCGCGCCCGCCATGACGCGGCTGCGCGCGGACGAGGCGCGGCTGCTGCAATTGCTGGCGGCAGGGCAGTCCCAGCCAGCCAACGGCAAGAAAGGCAATAGCGGTTAA
- a CDS encoding alpha/beta hydrolase family protein produces MATHEELLQIESEGGTIAGTLISPETKLPGVLFVHGWGGSQQQYLARARKVTGLGCVCLTFDLTGHAGTRAQYETVSRTRNLADVVAAYDVLVRQPEVDRNAIAVVGSSYGGYLAALLSSLRQVRWLAFRAPALYMDTGWDLPKRQLHREQDLVTYRRSMVPPASNRALRACTAFTGDVLVIESEHDQIVPHAVVMSYVDSCIHANSLTYRVIKGADHGLSDEEFQRTYSSMLVNWLREMVTVARAGPVTAERAVPPAPPKPAPPSPDAGLETPQPESASAPGAA; encoded by the coding sequence ATGGCAACGCATGAAGAACTGCTGCAGATCGAAAGCGAAGGCGGCACCATTGCCGGTACCCTGATCAGCCCGGAGACCAAATTGCCGGGTGTGTTGTTCGTGCACGGCTGGGGCGGCAGCCAGCAGCAATACCTGGCGCGCGCGCGCAAGGTGACGGGGCTGGGCTGCGTCTGCCTGACCTTCGACCTGACCGGCCATGCCGGCACGCGCGCGCAATACGAGACCGTCAGCCGCACGCGCAACCTTGCCGACGTGGTGGCGGCCTACGATGTGCTGGTGCGCCAGCCGGAGGTTGACCGCAACGCGATCGCGGTGGTGGGCAGCAGCTATGGCGGCTACCTGGCGGCGCTGCTCAGCAGCCTGCGCCAGGTGCGCTGGCTGGCGTTCCGGGCCCCGGCGCTGTACATGGACACGGGCTGGGACCTGCCCAAGCGCCAGCTGCACCGCGAGCAGGACCTGGTGACCTACCGGCGCAGCATGGTGCCGCCCGCCAGCAATCGCGCGCTGCGCGCCTGCACCGCGTTTACCGGCGACGTGCTGGTGATCGAATCCGAGCACGACCAGATCGTGCCCCATGCCGTGGTGATGAGCTATGTCGATTCCTGCATCCATGCCAACTCGCTCACCTACCGCGTGATCAAGGGCGCTGACCATGGCCTGAGCGACGAGGAATTCCAGCGCACCTACAGCAGCATGCTGGTCAACTGGCTGCGTGAAATGGTCACCGTGGCCCGCGCCGGCCCGGTCACCGCCGAGCGCGCGGTGCCACCGGCGCCGCCAAAGCCCGCGCCGCCCTCGCCCGACGCCGGGCTCGAAACCCCGCAGCCCGAGTCGGCCAGCGCGCCGGGCGCCGCCTGA
- a CDS encoding DUF3182 family protein: MTASSNASKRKPVLPAAGPAAAQQSSRPVMAYGCDTLDRADSHHGMTLANIARKVARIAGQPFAGGYAGPAAGRPAPYLVPAQTLVGHELAASLGVQGEGDLFGGVVPYAFVATKAITHGLVEPGAAAPRGWSEAFVRRVVGATLPGFTAFSLGDARIAALRLLTLGPVRLKDTGGVGGLGQRVVDGEAALEEALAALAPEQVERDGLVVERDLRAPQTFSVGKVVLAGLEASYCGTQGLTENNRGQKVYGGSTLTMVRGGFDALLQQPFDARILAAVRAAMVYHEAALACYGEGGGMVLSRCNYDVAFGAPAGGANGGQMLGGVLEQSWRVGGATGAELAALAALRDDPGRTRVVASTREVYGNDVRVPDDAEIYYQGEDRHVGPLTKYARLEFESDGNA; encoded by the coding sequence GTGACCGCATCCAGTAACGCAAGCAAGCGAAAACCGGTGCTGCCGGCTGCGGGTCCGGCAGCCGCGCAGCAGAGCAGCCGCCCGGTGATGGCCTACGGCTGCGACACCCTGGACCGGGCCGACAGCCACCATGGCATGACCCTTGCCAATATTGCCCGCAAGGTGGCCCGGATTGCCGGCCAGCCGTTCGCCGGCGGCTACGCCGGGCCAGCGGCGGGACGGCCCGCGCCGTACCTGGTGCCGGCGCAGACGCTGGTCGGCCACGAACTGGCGGCAAGCCTGGGCGTGCAGGGCGAGGGTGATCTCTTCGGTGGCGTGGTGCCATATGCGTTCGTCGCCACCAAGGCGATCACGCACGGCCTGGTCGAGCCCGGTGCCGCGGCGCCACGGGGCTGGTCCGAGGCCTTCGTGCGGCGCGTGGTGGGCGCCACGCTGCCGGGCTTTACCGCGTTCAGCCTCGGCGATGCGCGCATCGCGGCGCTGCGCCTGCTGACGCTGGGGCCGGTGCGGCTGAAGGATACCGGCGGTGTCGGCGGGCTGGGCCAGCGCGTGGTCGACGGCGAAGCTGCGCTGGAGGAAGCGCTGGCCGCGCTTGCCCCGGAGCAGGTCGAGCGCGACGGCCTGGTGGTGGAGCGCGACCTGCGCGCGCCGCAGACCTTCAGCGTCGGCAAGGTGGTGCTGGCGGGACTGGAGGCGAGCTATTGCGGCACGCAGGGGCTGACCGAGAACAACCGCGGCCAGAAGGTCTACGGCGGCTCGACCCTGACCATGGTGCGCGGCGGCTTTGACGCGCTGCTGCAGCAGCCGTTCGACGCCCGCATCCTCGCCGCGGTGCGCGCGGCGATGGTGTACCACGAGGCCGCGCTGGCCTGCTATGGCGAGGGCGGCGGCATGGTGCTGTCGCGCTGCAACTACGACGTCGCCTTCGGCGCGCCGGCCGGCGGCGCCAATGGCGGGCAGATGCTCGGTGGCGTGCTCGAGCAGTCCTGGCGCGTCGGCGGTGCCACCGGTGCCGAACTGGCAGCGCTGGCGGCGTTGCGCGACGACCCGGGGCGCACGCGCGTGGTGGCGTCGACGCGCGAGGTCTACGGCAACGACGTGCGCGTGCCGGATGACGCCGAGATCTACTACCAGGGCGAAGACCGCCATGTCGGCCCCCTGACCAAGTACGCACGACTGGAGTTCGAATCCGATGGCAACGCATGA
- a CDS encoding low affinity iron permease family protein, translating to MRKSSPILPGVGHRPGAGKRATVLHLFDRFAGGATRHAGSPTAFVLAVGVVVAWALTGPMFGYSETWQLVINTGTTIVTFLMVFLIQQSQNKDAVAVHLKLNELLASHREASNMLVSIEDLDEDELRQLVSFYRQLAELADQEDGIKTSHSLDEARENHAAKRHARAARGHPPAATAGGTPATPASAAS from the coding sequence ATGCGCAAATCCAGCCCCATCCTGCCCGGCGTTGGCCATCGGCCCGGCGCCGGCAAACGTGCCACCGTGCTGCACCTGTTCGACCGCTTTGCCGGCGGCGCCACGCGCCATGCCGGGTCGCCGACCGCCTTCGTGCTGGCGGTCGGCGTGGTGGTGGCGTGGGCGCTCACCGGCCCGATGTTCGGGTACTCCGAAACCTGGCAGCTGGTCATCAATACCGGCACCACCATCGTCACCTTCCTGATGGTGTTCCTGATCCAGCAGAGCCAGAACAAGGACGCCGTGGCGGTCCACCTGAAGCTCAACGAACTGCTGGCCTCGCACCGCGAGGCCAGCAACATGCTGGTGTCGATCGAAGACCTGGATGAAGACGAACTGCGCCAGCTGGTCAGCTTCTACCGCCAGCTGGCCGAGCTGGCCGACCAGGAAGACGGCATCAAGACCAGCCATTCGCTCGACGAGGCGCGCGAGAACCACGCCGCCAAGCGTCACGCGCGGGCCGCGCGCGGGCATCCGCCCGCCGCGACCGCCGGCGGCACACCCGCAACCCCCGCCTCGGCAGCCTCCTAG
- a CDS encoding CBS domain-containing protein has translation MFQSPATQPRAPRRVVDIMTRQPAYITPDETIQHAAQLMADLHVGSLPVCDGRRLVGMLTDRDITVRATAGGQPPQATRVADAMSPQVQWCLEDESLEDAQHKMEAAQVRRLPVLDHDHALVGIVSLGDLASKSADTRDAGEALASISTPSAPAR, from the coding sequence ATGTTCCAGTCCCCTGCCACGCAACCCCGCGCGCCGCGCCGCGTCGTCGACATCATGACGCGCCAGCCGGCCTATATCACCCCCGATGAAACCATCCAGCATGCCGCGCAGCTGATGGCGGACCTGCATGTCGGCTCGCTGCCGGTCTGCGACGGCCGGCGCCTGGTCGGGATGCTGACCGACCGCGACATCACCGTGCGCGCCACCGCCGGCGGCCAGCCGCCGCAGGCCACGCGCGTGGCCGATGCGATGTCGCCGCAAGTGCAATGGTGCCTCGAAGACGAATCGCTCGAAGACGCGCAGCACAAGATGGAAGCCGCGCAGGTGCGGCGCCTGCCGGTGCTCGATCACGACCATGCCCTGGTGGGCATCGTGTCGCTGGGCGACCTCGCCAGCAAGAGTGCCGATACGCGCGATGCCGGCGAGGCGCTGGCGTCGATCTCCACGCCTTCGGCGCCCGCGCGCTGA
- a CDS encoding BON domain-containing protein, whose protein sequence is MSATPSADDEALRVAVRAQIAAAFDGRFPDGVTLEVADRRVTVRGCVEDVDTAQRVEKAAAVSPGVLGVHNALSTRQPPAPEPQGQPAGSGRHADPADKPAGQVNHKV, encoded by the coding sequence ATGAGCGCAACCCCTTCCGCCGATGACGAAGCCCTGCGCGTGGCCGTACGCGCCCAGATTGCCGCAGCCTTCGATGGCCGCTTTCCCGACGGCGTGACGCTCGAGGTGGCCGACCGGCGCGTGACCGTGCGCGGCTGCGTGGAAGACGTAGACACCGCGCAGCGCGTGGAAAAGGCCGCGGCGGTCAGTCCCGGCGTGCTGGGCGTGCATAACGCGCTGTCGACGCGGCAGCCGCCCGCGCCCGAGCCGCAGGGACAGCCCGCCGGTAGCGGCAGGCACGCCGACCCGGCCGACAAGCCGGCCGGGCAGGTGAACCACAAGGTCTGA
- a CDS encoding PRC-barrel domain-containing protein: protein MNPVQPETPGAEHPHGASIVGGIDRNSPGPGPFVMAADTLEGNKVVDPAGDDIGTIDHIMIDVLGGRVAYAVLAMGGFLGIGEKLFALPWSALTLDTRRKCFVLGVEKDRLKAAPGFDKDHWPTMADSQWATSIHQYYGISPYWEADRYDPWG from the coding sequence ATGAATCCAGTCCAACCTGAAACGCCCGGCGCCGAACATCCGCACGGCGCCTCGATCGTCGGCGGCATCGACCGCAATTCCCCGGGACCCGGCCCGTTCGTGATGGCGGCCGACACGCTCGAGGGCAACAAGGTGGTTGACCCGGCCGGCGACGATATCGGCACCATCGACCACATCATGATCGACGTGCTCGGCGGCCGCGTCGCCTATGCCGTGCTGGCCATGGGCGGCTTCCTCGGCATCGGCGAAAAGCTGTTCGCGCTGCCGTGGTCCGCGCTGACGCTGGACACGCGGCGCAAGTGCTTCGTGCTCGGCGTCGAGAAGGACCGGCTCAAGGCCGCGCCAGGCTTCGACAAGGACCACTGGCCGACCATGGCCGATTCGCAATGGGCCACCAGCATCCACCAGTACTACGGCATCTCGCCGTACTGGGAAGCCGACCGCTATGACCCCTGGGGTTGA
- a CDS encoding DUF6861 domain-containing protein codes for MSAIIAGRFDSFATAETTASRLRAQGFADQDLNLFYVNPPGQHAAYAIGGDHAADAGARKAGVGAISGVLIGAAVGAAVGAALVAALGATPPLSILVLVFAVGLGAYLGSLAGALALARHAGRNPRTGQPPVRNAGVVLAAHLTSTDTAAADTVATVLRQGGAKDVERADGEWVDGRWADFDPLVPPVPADTRARR; via the coding sequence ATGTCCGCCATCATCGCTGGCCGCTTCGACAGCTTCGCCACCGCCGAGACCACCGCAAGCCGGCTGCGCGCGCAGGGGTTTGCCGACCAGGACCTGAACCTGTTCTACGTGAACCCGCCCGGGCAGCACGCCGCCTATGCCATCGGCGGCGACCACGCCGCGGACGCCGGCGCGCGCAAGGCGGGCGTGGGCGCCATCAGCGGGGTGCTGATCGGCGCCGCCGTGGGCGCCGCGGTTGGTGCGGCGCTGGTCGCCGCGCTGGGCGCGACGCCACCGCTGTCGATCCTGGTGCTGGTATTCGCGGTCGGGCTGGGTGCCTACCTGGGCTCGCTCGCGGGTGCGCTGGCACTGGCGCGCCATGCCGGACGCAATCCGCGCACCGGCCAGCCGCCGGTGCGCAATGCCGGGGTCGTGCTGGCGGCGCACCTGACCAGCACGGACACCGCCGCGGCGGACACGGTCGCGACCGTGTTGCGCCAGGGCGGCGCCAAGGATGTCGAGCGCGCCGACGGCGAGTGGGTCGATGGCCGCTGGGCCGACTTCGATCCGCTGGTACCGCCGGTGCCGGCCGACACGCGCGCACGCCGCTAG